Proteins from one Sabethes cyaneus chromosome 2, idSabCyanKW18_F2, whole genome shotgun sequence genomic window:
- the LOC128737204 gene encoding survival of motor neuron-related-splicing factor 30-like, producing the protein MADDLQNYKLQLQQVEAALLTDPENSELLKLKQDLEEVIDLTKDLIRAQQEAEQKKSAYVEPASTSYFDAFSAAEKKPSKPLVIWKVGDKCSAKWIEDGQYYDATIEAITDNGEVSVVFDAYQNRSTTVIAELKERKIRNEVFPSNSNKRMRPNQKEYLKKKKQKKQQRFKELEEERESEKNKWLQFAAKNTKKTGVKCKSIFASPENVNGRVGIGTCGVSGKPMTEFTHGEKYRKGV; encoded by the exons ATGGCCGATGATTTACAAAACTATAAACTGCAGCTTCAACAG GTTGAAGCTGCTTTACTCACGGATCCGGAAAATTCGGAGTTACTAAAGCTCAAACAGGATTTGGAAGAAGTCATTGATCTAACGAAGGATCTGATTCGCGCCCAGCAGGAagctgaacagaaaaagagtgCATACGTAGAGCCGGCCAGCACGAGCTATTTTGATGCATTTTCTGCcgcagaaaagaaaccctctaAACCTCTCGTTATATGGAAAGTTGGCGACAAGTGCTCCGCCAAGTGGATCGAAGATGGGCA ATATTACGATGCTACCATCGAAGCAATTACAGATAATGGGGAAGTCAGTGTTGTATTCGATGCTTATCAGAATCGGAGTACGACTGTTATAGCGGAACTAAAGGAAAGGAAGATCCGTAACGAAGTATTCCCTTCAAATAGTAACAA GCGAATGCGACCGAACCAGAAAGAATATctcaagaagaaaaaacaaaagaagcaACAACGTTTCAAGGAACTTGAAGAAGAACGAGAGTCGGAGAAAAACAAATGGCTTCAATTTGCAGCGAAGAACACCAAAAAGACTGGTGTAAAGTGTAAAAGCATATTCGCCTCGCCGGAAAATGTAAATGGGCGGGTCGGAATCGGCACCTGTGGCGTTTCGGGTAAACCGATGACCGAGTTCACCCACGGGGAAAAGTATCGCAAAGGGGTGTAG
- the LOC128734080 gene encoding solute carrier family 12 member 8 translates to MPDNTNRSTVDWSRYGLGNDDSSPTERTRTRGHTGGFVDLGNEYDYGAGGHHASGRDEIFAEDQGEKPWWRSNFFISQPVLFGTWDGVFTSCLINIFGVIVFLRSGWIVAEAGIMHAVLIIFCAVAIALVSVLSAVGICERCRVESGGVYFLIAHTLGSRFGGSLGLLYCFGQAVGCALNVLGFGESMAGLVGLEGNKWAIRSFAIAAVLLLGVINVAGVKWVVKLQFALLIILLISALNFMVGSFTGEDPEHGFDGWGHGNMALNLWPEYSSGTSWFTVFGVFFPTITGILSGINMSGDLRAPSTDIPNGTLAALSTSTFLYMVFILFLGATCQRAHLLTDFMIAAKVSAIPFLLLAGIYVSSMSSCLGAMYGTPRVLQSIANENVIPGIGKLGMGRGPNKVPLYAMAVVASVTTAFIIVGDINTLAPIVTMPFLLTYACIDYSYFALAQTFDLQNAREERFRIQAQSPLYETRNYGAAGDYHDNNDLDQLFPERTRHKNLSSPANSPHHVPSTTAKAEPTANGTAGSSSYPNGGLSNSTSINSEVIFRDGTNSTGTNSLDQADDEPIAPIRPPIHSKTKNWYSGFCNRWASLLGAGIKVFVMMLVNWVFALICMVTVFVVWFYVGTANPAVKPGLAHEFRFFVWLKNGVFRCFGKRVHDYEQVVVTPSCPNVPLAAAQLNEENEDFASRRRYHQSAVVHGHYVDDV, encoded by the exons TACGACTACGGCGCCGGAGGACATCACGCATCAGGACGAGATGAAATTTTTGCCGAAGACCAAGGAGAAAAACCTTGGTGGAGAAGTAACTTTTTCATTTCACAGCCAGTGCTGTTCGGAACATGGGATGGAGTGTTTACGTCCTGTTTGATCAACATATTTGGTGTAATTGTTTTCTTACGTTCCGGATGGATCGTGGCGGAAGCCGGTATCATGCATGCGGTACTGATAATCTTTTGCGCGGTAGCAATTGCGCTGGTATCCGTTCTGTCTGCCGTTGGAATCTGCGAACGATGTCGAGTGGAAAGCGGTGgtgtttattttttaattgcgcACACTCTTGGTTCCAGATTCGGCGGTTCGCTAGGATTGTTGTACTGTTTTGGACAAGCAGTGGGCTGTGCGTTGAACGTACTCGGTTTCGGCGAATCTATGGCTGGTCTTGTTGGGCTGGAAGGAAACAAGTGGGCCATTCGCTCTTTCGCGATTGCCGCCGTGCTGCTGCTTGGAGTTATAAATGTAGCAGGAGTGAAATGGGTTGTGAAGCTGCAGTTTGCTTTGCTGATTATCTTGCTCATATCGGCTCTTAATTTTATGGTTGGAAGTTTCACCGGAGAGGATCCTGAGCATGGATTTGATGGATGGGGCCACGGAAACATGGCGCTTAACCTGTGGCCTGAATATAGTTCAGGGACAAGTTGGTTTACAGTCTTTGGAGTGTTCTTTCCAACCATTACGGGTATTTTATCCGGCATAAATATGAGCGGAGATTTGCGTGCACCGTCAACAGATATACCGAACGGAACACTCGCTGCTCTAAGCACGTCTACTTTCTTATATATGGTGTTTATACTGTTTCTTGGAGCGACTTGTCAAAGAGCTCATCTTCTAACGGACTTCATGATCGCGGCTAAAGTGTCGGCGATTCCTTTCCTTCTACTTGCTGGTATTTACGTTTCGAGTATGTCTTCTTGCCTGGGTGCCATGTATGGCACGCCCCGAGTGTTACAAAGTATTGCAAATGAGAATGTAATTCCCGGAATCGGTAAGCTTGGTATGGGTCGCGGTCCGAACAAAGTTCCCCTCTATGCTATGGCTGTCGTGGCTTCAGTCACTACTGCATTTATCATCGTCGGTGATATAAACACGTTAGCTCCGATTGTTACAATGCCTTTCTTGCTGACATACGCATGCATTGACTATTCGTACTTTGCGTTGGCACAAACTTTTGACCTACAGAACGCTCGAGAGGAACGGTTCCGAATACAAGCGCAGAGTCCATTGTACGAAACAAGAAATTATGGTGCAGCGGGAGACTACCATGACAATAATGATTTGGACCAATTGTTTCCGGAGAGAACCAGACACAAGAATCTATCG AGCCCTGCCAACTCTCCTCATCATGTGCCTTCAACAACTGCCAAAGCTGAGCCCACTGCAAACGGGACAGCTGGCAGCAGCAGTTATCCAAACGGTGGACTGTCCAACAGTACGTCTATCAACAGTGAGGTGATTTTTCGCGACGGAACCAACAGCACGGGTACTAACTCGCTAGACCAAGCTGACGATGAACCGATTGCTCCTATTCGTCCTCCGATTCACTCCAAGACGAAAAACTGGTACTCTGGTTTTTGTAATCGATGGGCTTCCCTGTTGGGG GCGGGCATCAAGGTGTTTGTGATGATGCTTGTAAACTGGGTATTTGCCCTAATTTGTATGGTCACCGTATTTGTAGTATGGTTCTACGTAGGAACCGCGAATCCTGCCGTCAAACCTGGGTTAGCTCACGAGTTCCGGTTTTTCGTTTGGTTAAAGAATGGCGTCTTCAGATGCTTTGG AAAACGAGTTCATGATTATGAGCAGGTAGTGGTGACGCCATCATGTCCAAACGTTCCTTTGGCGGCCGCTCAACTAAACGAAGAGAACGAAGACTTTGCCTCGCGACGACGATACCATCAATCAGCTGTGGTCCACGGACACTACGTAGACGACGTGTGA